The following proteins come from a genomic window of Heyndrickxia acidicola:
- a CDS encoding cysteine hydrolase family protein, with product MQNQNNKTALLVMDLQNGIIRHLGENLEEAIAPYQKAIKAARENSIPVIFVRVGFSEGYPEISPNNKAFSAISKYGAMTVHDQATQIHELVKPEANEPIITKYRVSAFAGSTLEVILRAQNIDTIVLSGISTSGVVLSTLREAADKDFKITVLEDACFDPDAEVHRVLTEKVFPRQADVVSVDAWIETLK from the coding sequence ATGCAGAATCAAAATAATAAAACCGCATTATTAGTAATGGATTTACAAAACGGAATTATACGGCATTTAGGAGAAAATCTAGAAGAAGCTATCGCCCCCTATCAGAAAGCGATAAAAGCAGCCCGTGAAAACTCTATACCGGTTATCTTCGTCAGAGTTGGGTTTAGTGAGGGCTATCCGGAAATCAGCCCAAATAACAAGGCTTTCTCAGCCATTTCTAAATACGGAGCGATGACCGTTCATGATCAAGCCACCCAAATTCACGAGCTCGTCAAACCGGAAGCAAACGAACCGATTATCACGAAATATCGAGTAAGTGCATTCGCAGGGAGTACTCTTGAAGTGATCCTGCGCGCACAAAATATTGATACGATTGTTCTCAGCGGCATTTCTACAAGCGGTGTTGTGCTATCCACCCTGCGTGAGGCAGCAGATAAAGATTTCAAAATTACGGTACTGGAGGACGCATGTTTTGATCCGGATGCTGAGGTTCACCGAGTGCTGACAGAAAAGGTATTTCCGCGTCAAGCCGATGTAGTAAGCGTGGATGCCTGGATTGAAACATTGAAATAA